A stretch of the Streptomyces ortus genome encodes the following:
- the ndk gene encoding nucleoside-diphosphate kinase: MSQRTLVLLKPDAVRRGLTGEIISRIERKAGWQITALELRTLDQETLEQHYGEHQGKPFYEPLVTFMASGPVVALVVEGERVIEGVRALAGPTDPIAAAPGSIRGDFGVIVRENLIHASDSEESAERELKIFFPGLA; encoded by the coding sequence GTGAGCCAGCGCACCCTCGTCCTTCTCAAGCCCGACGCGGTCCGTCGCGGCCTGACCGGCGAGATCATCAGCCGTATCGAGCGCAAGGCCGGCTGGCAGATCACCGCGCTGGAGCTGCGCACCCTGGACCAGGAGACGCTGGAGCAGCACTACGGCGAGCACCAGGGCAAGCCCTTCTACGAGCCGCTGGTCACCTTCATGGCGTCCGGCCCGGTCGTGGCGCTGGTCGTCGAGGGCGAGCGCGTCATCGAGGGCGTACGGGCGCTCGCTGGCCCGACCGACCCGATCGCCGCCGCCCCCGGCTCCATCCGCGGTGACTTCGGTGTGATCGTCCGCGAGAACCTGATCCACGCCTCGGACTCCGAGGAGTCCGCCGAGCGCGAGCTGAAGATCTTCTTCCCCGGTCTGGCGTAA